DNA from Spartinivicinus poritis:
AATAAATAGGGGATAAGACTACTACGCAATACACCTCCCCCTTTGAAAAAGGGGGATTGAGGGGGATTTTTATATACAAATAAAACGGAGATGGCTCAAAAAACACGATCACTTTAAATCCCCCCTGCTCCCTTTTTGAGGGTGTCGCAAAAGGACTCAAAACCTATTCCTTATCCTCCATGGATGGCCGTCGCAAAAGGGTTCTGGAGAATAAATATGAAGTAATAGGGTATTCTGGAACTGCTGCAAGAAACAGGTGGGTTAGAGTTATGGCACAATCTGGCTTCCCCCTTTGAAAAAGGGGGATTGAGGGGGATTTTTACAAGCAAATAAAGCGGAGATAGCTCAAAAAATACGATCACTTTAAATCCCCCCTAGCCCCCCTTTATTAAAGGGGGGAACAACTTTTGTGAGCCCTCTCCCAGAGGGAGAGGGGGCTAAAAATATAAACAGAAAATTTTAAATTGTGATTAGTCTATTTAATTATGCAAGAGAAAATTAATTTAGCTGAAGTGGACGTTGATGAAATTAATAATAGTTATCATTTTGATGACCTTCATCCACCTTTATCCACTCTAGAAGCACAAGTCGAATCAGCTCGGTGTTTATTTTGTTATGATGCACCCTGTATTGATGCATGTCCAACGGGAATTAATATTCCCAGCTTTATTCGCAAAATTAGCGCGAACAACCCAATTGGTGCAGCCAAAACCATTTTACAAGATAATATCTTAGGCGGCAGTTGTGCTCGGGTTTGCCCTACTGAAACCCTCTGCCAACAGGCTTGTGTCAGAAATAAAGAACCTGAGTGTCAGCCTATACAAATTGGTTTATTACAGCGTTATGCCGTTGATAGCTTAGCAGGCGCACCCTACCCTTTTAATCGGAAACCAGCGACCAATAAACAAATTGCTGTGGTTGGAGCTGGCCCTGCGGGTTTAGCTTGTGCTCATCAACTTGCTCAGCACGGGCACACTATCGATTTATTTGAAGCCAAAGCAAAACCCGGCGGCCTTAATGAATATGGTATTGCAGCCTATAAGTTAATTAATGATTATGCTCAACAAGAAGTTGATAAAATTCTTGCGATTGGCGGTATTAAACTGCATACCAACTTAACGTTAGGTGTTGATTTTCACCTTAATGAATTACAGGAAAGCTATGATGCTGTTTTTTTAGCGATAGGTTTAGCGAATAGCCGTCAATTAGGACTTGAAGGGGAAGATCACCCCCAAGTCATTGATGCAATTGAATATATAGAACAAATACGCCAACAAAATCTAAAGGTACTCCCCACGAATAAAACCGCCTTGGTTATTGGCGGAGGTAATACTGCTATTGATATTGCTGTACAGTTAAAAAAACTCGGGGCAAAAGAAGTAACCGTAGCTTATCGTCGTGGTCGAGAACAAATGGGCGCAACCGAAAAAGAACAACATTTAGCCCTATTGCATGGTATTAAAATCATACCCTGGGTTAAACCCGTCAAAATTATTACTGATAAAAAGCAACTGCTCGCCATTGAACTTGAGCACACCCAACTCACTAAGGGTAAATTACAAGGTAATGGTGAATTTTTAATTGTACCCACCGACTACATTTTTAAAGCTATTGGCCAATCGTTAGCAGATACGGCATTTAGCCATGATGCTCAACTCTATGTAGAACATGAACAGGGAAAAATAAAAATACTTAATAATTACCAGACCTCTCTGGATAAAGTATTTGCAGGTGGTGATTGTATTAACCCTGGCGAAGATTTAACGGTAACTGCTGTACAACAAGGAAAACAAGCAGCTCAGGCTATTCATCAGTTTTTAATAGCCAAGGAGGAAGAGTAATGACCGATTTAACCAGTGATTTTATTGGCGTAAAATCCCCCAATCCGTTTTGGTTAGCATCCGCCCCTCCTACAGATAAAGCGTACAATGTGAATCGTGCTTTTGAAGCCGGCTGGGGTGGGGTTGTCTGGAAAACCCTGGGTGAAGATCCACACCCGGTGAATGTTTCTTCGCGCTATTCGCCTCATCATGATATGTATGGCAACTTAATTGGGATTAATAATATTGAATTAATCTCAGACCGCCCGTTAGCCGTTAATTTACAAGAAATTCGCGAAGTAAAACGTAACTGGCCAGACCGAGCCATGGTGGTTTCATTAATGGTGCCTTGTAATGAAGATTCCTGGCGTAATATTTTACGGCAGGTGGAGGATACCGGCGCGGATGCTATAGAGTTAAATTTTGGCTGTCCCCATGGCATGCCAGAACGGGGCATGGGCTCAGCGGTTGGGCAAGTGCCTGAGTATGTAGAAATGGTCGCCAACTGGTGTAAGCATTATTCATCTCTACCCGTTATTGTCAAACTCACTCCCAATATCAGTAACATTTTGCACCCAGCCACGGCAGCTAAAAAAGGTGGTGCCGATGCGGTTTCATTGATCAACACCATTAATTCCATCACCTCTATTGACCTGGATACCATGGTGGGTGCTCCAGCTGTAGGTGGTAAAGTAACCAGTGGCGGTTACTGCGGCCCCGCCGTTAAACCAATAGCGTTAAATATGGTAGGACAAATAGCAAGAAACCCTGCCACCCATGGACTACCGATTTCAGGTATTGGCGGTATTACAACCTGGCGTGATGCCGCCGAGTTTATGGTGTTAGGGGCTGGTAACGTACAGGTTTGCACTGCAGCCATGATTTATGGCTTTAATATCATTGATGAGCTCACCGATGGATTAAGTCAGTGGATGGCCAGCAAAGGATTTAAAACCCTTAATGACTTTGTTGGTAAGGCTATTCCTAACTTAACTGATTGGAAATATTTAGACCTAAATTATAAAACCCTAGCTAGAATCGACCCTGATTTATGCATTGGTTGTGGCCGTTGTTTCGCCTCTTGTGAGGATACTTCTCACCAGGCAATTAAAGCCGCTGAACATAACCACCAACGGGTTTATGAAGTGATTGATGAAAACTGTGTAGGCTGTAATTTATGCCAAATCACCTGCCCAGTGACTGACTGCATTACCATGGAACCGCAACCAGTCAATCAGCCCTATTTAAACTGGACGCAGCATCCAAATAACCCAATGAGGGAGGTAACTACTGAGGAAGCCTAATAATGCAAATAGGCATCTGTTAACTAAAATTACTAGCAGGTTGGTCTTCATCAAATAGAGTCAACAATGCAGCCTGCTAGTCATCTATACACATCTCTGCTTACCGTTTTTTTGCTTAATCTATTTTTAATAGCCAGCGCTGGCAAAAAACACTTAATCAACTCAAACGAACTGGCCAATATCAAAAAATATTAGCCCAATATGGGATTCATCAGTGACATGTCACTGTATGAGCTACACTTGTGATAGCGTCTCTTCTCATGGAACGCCTACTCTATATGTTTAAAGCGCCGTAGCCCATAAAGGTTTACTCATAATGGCCTTACAAGAAGAATTCCATAATTATTATGAACATTTGGTAGTGGATTATATTTTCGAGAAATACCAGCGCGATCCAACACTTACCGAATATTTACCTGATATTGCTTGCGTAGCATTAAACCATCTACCGCCACGGTATATTCATTATGATATTGATATGGCCTATTACCTGTCGCCCAATGAACGGGTTGAAATGGAGTCAAAAGTAAGAAAAGCGGTGGATGATGCGGTGTTATTTGTCAGGGTAAGAAGGAGCAAAGAAAAAGAAGCAGAATTGTGAGGCTGACGCAAAACTACGGCACTTATGACCTTTTGCTACAGCCTCAACAAGGATTAAAGCGTATTACTGAACTTCCACTGGCTCAGCTTGCATAATTTTCGCCTGCCATTCTTGTGGTCCCGTTTGATGTACTGACGTCCCTTTACTATCAACCGCTACGGTTACCGGCATATCCTGCACATCAAACTCGTAAATAGCTTCCATACCTAACTCAGGAAAGGCGACTACTTTAGCTTCTTTAACCGCTTTTGATACCAAATAAGCCGCACCACCCACAGCCATTAAATAAACAGCACCAAACTGTTTTATGGCATCAATAGCCACTTGGCCACGCTCGGCTTTACCAATCATCCCTAACAAACCAGTGGTTTCCAGCATGGTATGGGTAAATTTATCCATTCTCGTTGAGGTAGTAGGGCCTGCTGGGCCGACCACTTCTTCACGCACAGGGTCTACTGGGCCAACGTAATAAATAAAACGGTTTTTTAAATCAACTGGCAGCTGCTCACCATTAGCAATCATTTCTACCATTTTCTTATGAGCAGCATCCCGGCCAGTGAGCATTTTGCCAGACAGCAGCACGGTTTCGCCTGGTTGCCAGCTTTGTACTTCTTCAGGCGTAATATTGTTTAAATCAACCCGACGGGCATTTGGGCCTACATCCCAGGTAATATCTGGCCAGTTATCTATACTGGGTGGTGTTTGTAGGGCTGGGCCATCACCTTTCAGTTCAAAGTGCGCATGACGAGTAGCAGCACAGTTAGGAATCATACAAATAGGCAACGACGCTGCATGAGTGGGGTAATCTTTAATTTTAACATCCAATACTGTGGTTAAGCCGCCTAGCCCTTGGGCACCAATACCTAGCTTATTAACCGCATCCATAATTTCCAGGCGCAGTTCTTCCACCCGATTTTGTGGGCCTCTTTCACGCAGCTCATAAATATCAATAGGGTCCATTAAAGACTCTTTAGCTAATACAGCCGCTTTTTCTGCTGTACCACCGATACCAATACCTAGCATACCTGGCGGACACCAGCCGGCACCCATGGTAGGTACGGTTTTCACCACCCAATCAACAATACTGTCGCTTGGGTTTAACATCACCATTTTGGTTTTATTTTCAGAGCCACCGCCTTTTGCTGCCACATGCACTTCTACCGTATCGCCTGGCACCACTTGCATATGAATTACCGCAGGGGTGTTATCTTTGGTATTCGCTCGTTTACCTGCTGGGTCTGCCAGAATAGAAGCACGCAATACGTTGTCAGGGTGAGTGTATGCCCGACGAACCCCTTCATTCACCATATCTTCAACGCTTAACTTGGCATCCCACTGGACATTCATCCCTATTTTTAAAAACACCGTGACGATGCCGGTATCCTGGCAAATGGGGCGTTTACCTTCGGCACACATTCTGGAGTTAATCAGAATTTGCGCCATCGCATCTTTAGCCGCTTGAGATTCTTCTTTTTGATAGGCTTCATGTACAGCTTGAATAAAGTCAATGGGGTGGTAGTAAGAAATAAACTGCAAGGCATCAGCCATGCTGTCAATAAAATCATCTTGGCGAATTACAGTCATGGGGGCTAGAGCTCCTCTACAACAGCTATCTACGGATCAGGCAATTAATTTTGTTTTAACTTGGGGAAGATCTCTCTTCCCTTGGAAGCTGCCGCAAAAGCTGGCGGATACCTTTTCGTGACAGCTTCCACTTAGCGGCCGCTATTCTAACAGTTTCTTAGCAAAAAGGTTAAAGCCCTCATAAGCACCTTAAGGGCACCTCTAATAATGACTTGCTGTCTAATTATCAAAGATTGCACGATAGGGTTAAGCATCATGC
Protein-coding regions in this window:
- the preA gene encoding NAD-dependent dihydropyrimidine dehydrogenase subunit PreA, which produces MTDLTSDFIGVKSPNPFWLASAPPTDKAYNVNRAFEAGWGGVVWKTLGEDPHPVNVSSRYSPHHDMYGNLIGINNIELISDRPLAVNLQEIREVKRNWPDRAMVVSLMVPCNEDSWRNILRQVEDTGADAIELNFGCPHGMPERGMGSAVGQVPEYVEMVANWCKHYSSLPVIVKLTPNISNILHPATAAKKGGADAVSLINTINSITSIDLDTMVGAPAVGGKVTSGGYCGPAVKPIALNMVGQIARNPATHGLPISGIGGITTWRDAAEFMVLGAGNVQVCTAAMIYGFNIIDELTDGLSQWMASKGFKTLNDFVGKAIPNLTDWKYLDLNYKTLARIDPDLCIGCGRCFASCEDTSHQAIKAAEHNHQRVYEVIDENCVGCNLCQITCPVTDCITMEPQPVNQPYLNWTQHPNNPMREVTTEEA
- a CDS encoding late competence development ComFB family protein, which encodes MALQEEFHNYYEHLVVDYIFEKYQRDPTLTEYLPDIACVALNHLPPRYIHYDIDMAYYLSPNERVEMESKVRKAVDDAVLFVRVRRSKEKEAEL
- a CDS encoding fumarate hydratase produces the protein MTVIRQDDFIDSMADALQFISYYHPIDFIQAVHEAYQKEESQAAKDAMAQILINSRMCAEGKRPICQDTGIVTVFLKIGMNVQWDAKLSVEDMVNEGVRRAYTHPDNVLRASILADPAGKRANTKDNTPAVIHMQVVPGDTVEVHVAAKGGGSENKTKMVMLNPSDSIVDWVVKTVPTMGAGWCPPGMLGIGIGGTAEKAAVLAKESLMDPIDIYELRERGPQNRVEELRLEIMDAVNKLGIGAQGLGGLTTVLDVKIKDYPTHAASLPICMIPNCAATRHAHFELKGDGPALQTPPSIDNWPDITWDVGPNARRVDLNNITPEEVQSWQPGETVLLSGKMLTGRDAAHKKMVEMIANGEQLPVDLKNRFIYYVGPVDPVREEVVGPAGPTTSTRMDKFTHTMLETTGLLGMIGKAERGQVAIDAIKQFGAVYLMAVGGAAYLVSKAVKEAKVVAFPELGMEAIYEFDVQDMPVTVAVDSKGTSVHQTGPQEWQAKIMQAEPVEVQ
- a CDS encoding NAD(P)-dependent oxidoreductase gives rise to the protein MQEKINLAEVDVDEINNSYHFDDLHPPLSTLEAQVESARCLFCYDAPCIDACPTGINIPSFIRKISANNPIGAAKTILQDNILGGSCARVCPTETLCQQACVRNKEPECQPIQIGLLQRYAVDSLAGAPYPFNRKPATNKQIAVVGAGPAGLACAHQLAQHGHTIDLFEAKAKPGGLNEYGIAAYKLINDYAQQEVDKILAIGGIKLHTNLTLGVDFHLNELQESYDAVFLAIGLANSRQLGLEGEDHPQVIDAIEYIEQIRQQNLKVLPTNKTALVIGGGNTAIDIAVQLKKLGAKEVTVAYRRGREQMGATEKEQHLALLHGIKIIPWVKPVKIITDKKQLLAIELEHTQLTKGKLQGNGEFLIVPTDYIFKAIGQSLADTAFSHDAQLYVEHEQGKIKILNNYQTSLDKVFAGGDCINPGEDLTVTAVQQGKQAAQAIHQFLIAKEEE